The Nicotiana tomentosiformis chromosome 2, ASM39032v3, whole genome shotgun sequence genome includes the window tcaacaTACTGTAATAATCCtaagtctggagtccttctgtacataattcctccactttagaagaaatggttggacaatcttcggagcgtgcgTCTTTGaatatgatttgcatgctccgggtactctccttttgccaagtattcCTTAATAACATGGAACCATGAATTCtcgtctgcttcttcttcaacatgagcgcagtaagctggctgattatgaatccttaccagaatggggtcgatgaaattcttgtccggatgctGTATCGTAGAGGACAAATTAGCCAATGCACTTGCGAACTCAatctggattctcgggacatgtctaaactctatctttgtgaacctcatcatcatctcttgcacataatatagatatggtaatatcttagtattctttgtagcccattctccctgcacctgaaGTACCAGAATATCTGAATCACCAATTActagtaattcctggatattcatgtcaacggccaaattgagccccaatatgcaagcctcatattctaccatattattggtgcatggaaATCTGAGTTCTGCGGATACCGGATCATGTTGACAtgtttctgacaccaaaacgtctccaatacccactcctttgaagtttgcggctccatcgaaaaacattgtccacccgtcgtaggcttcggcgatatcttctcctacgaatgatacttcttcatcaggaaaatatgtTTTTAGTGGTTTGTATTCTCCTCATACAAGATTTTccgcaagatgatccgctaatgcttgtcccttaaccgccATCTGAATCACATAgacaatgtcgaattcactcaacaatatctgccattttgccagcttccctgtaggcataggtttctgaaagatgtacttaagaggatccatccttgatatgagatatgcgGTATAGGCATAGAAGTAGTGCCTCattttctgggctatccaggtcaaagcacagcaggtgcgttccagcaaagaataccgtgcttcataaggtgtgaacttcttactcagatagtatatggcatgttatttccttcccgtctcgtcgtgttatcccaagacacaaccgaaagccccatctaatacggggagatagagtagcagtggtctaccaggttctggcgggaccaggactggcggAGTGcggtataggcacagaagtagtgcctcagtttctgggctatcTAGGTCAAAGCATagcaggtgcgttccagcaaagaataccatgcttcatagggtgtgaacttcttactcatatAGTATATGGCCTATTATTTCCTTCCCAtctcgtcgtgttgtcccaagacacaaccgaaagccccatctaatacggggagatagagtagcagtggtctaccaggttctggcgggaccaggactggcggtgtggacaaatattctttgattatgTCAAAAGCATTCTGGCAGTCTTTAGTCCAATTGGTTacggcatccttctttaacattttgaaaatcggctcacagatcacggtcgattgtgctatgaagcggctgatataattaagacgtcccaagaagctcatcatgtccttcttgttcttcggaggtgGACAATCCTGGAtggccttgacctttgatgggtctagctcaattcctcggtggCTGACGGTGAATCTTAGTAATTTTCCTAtggggaccccgaaggcacattttgtgggattcaatttcaaattgttctTCCGAAGCcaatcaaagaatttcctcaagtctcct containing:
- the LOC138904652 gene encoding uncharacterized protein, whose protein sequence is MDPLKYIFQKPMPTGKLAKWQILLSEFDIVYVIQMAVKGQALADHLAENLVQGEWATKNTKILPYLYYVQEMMMRFTKIEFRHVPRIQIEFASALANLSSTIQHPDKNFIDPILVRIHNQPAYCAHVEEEADENSWFHVIKEYLAKGEYPEHANHIQRRTLRRLSNHFF